One window of Mediterraneibacter butyricigenes genomic DNA carries:
- a CDS encoding DEAD/DEAH box helicase family protein, whose amino-acid sequence MNLLSKLSSSTKAKTIEPREIFMTLPSKAPGYGYPRDVQSEVWKKWFDIRNEKNVILKMNTGSGKTVVGLIMLQSCLNEEKGPAIYVVPDNYLVKQVIDEAKRLGISATEDKDDYSYSNSKAILVTSIQTIVNGYSYFGMREGGNYPIGSIIIDDVHACMDKIISQFMIKIDAESDAYKELIAIFSSSLKDYNPKNYIDIVEMKDCRKKMLVPYWEWQRQQDNIYRILTKYDNSKNSAIYFGLPLIERSLKTSDCIITASAIEISPKGIDLDKISSLEEASRRIYMSATLADDSVFVSALGLNTEDMKNIITPENANDIGDRLIIFPKYVNSDISEIEIKEKIEEIAEKYNVVILVPSFSRAKFWDERGIRTATKDNIDKIVAALKSGKHVGKIIFVNRYDGIDLPGDACRMLVIDGLPPLNSIKDRYIQSVAPQSTVLLREQVQRIEQGMGRGIRSNDDECCIVLMGDELTDVLSRNRGIDYFSVATRCQYDLSKQLWDLLVSETGSKPTIDQIFELANYSLEKNAEWVATCKENLAAVKYSNEAKVDEKIVAQRKAFENAINMQWSDAANTIKSVKDKEKDKKTKGYLYQIQAEYTNKIDPALSQEVLKAGKKLNAAILSPIAGIQYQRTINTIPQAQAISTNLDAEKLGLNELLVYVDGILANLCMGSEYEKFEEALSQIGTILGFVCSRPDKETGGYGPDNLWAIDTGKYLVIECKTEATTQTIKKDYCNQLSGSVNWFKENYVYPNECVPIMIHPSKVVDEVASPDENMRVMTEKELTCFRKNLRDFYSTLCQNGNLSDVNKINELLRIYKLRKDDIVNRYTVKFERKD is encoded by the coding sequence ATGAATCTTTTATCGAAACTTAGTTCTAGTACAAAAGCCAAAACAATAGAGCCTAGAGAAATTTTTATGACATTACCTTCAAAAGCACCAGGTTATGGATATCCTAGAGATGTTCAAAGCGAAGTATGGAAAAAGTGGTTTGATATAAGAAATGAGAAAAATGTAATTTTAAAAATGAATACTGGTAGCGGTAAAACAGTAGTTGGGTTGATTATGCTTCAGAGCTGCTTAAATGAAGAAAAAGGACCAGCTATATATGTTGTGCCTGATAATTATTTGGTTAAGCAGGTTATTGATGAGGCTAAGAGATTGGGGATTTCTGCAACGGAAGATAAAGATGATTATAGCTATTCAAATTCAAAAGCAATTCTTGTTACTTCTATTCAGACTATTGTAAATGGTTATAGTTATTTCGGGATGAGAGAAGGTGGCAATTACCCTATAGGAAGTATTATTATTGATGATGTACATGCGTGTATGGATAAAATCATTAGTCAGTTTATGATAAAAATTGATGCTGAATCAGATGCCTATAAGGAATTAATTGCTATATTTAGTTCTTCGTTAAAAGACTACAATCCAAAAAACTATATTGACATTGTTGAAATGAAAGATTGTCGAAAAAAAATGCTTGTGCCTTATTGGGAATGGCAGAGACAGCAAGATAACATTTATAGAATATTAACGAAATATGATAATAGTAAGAATTCTGCAATATATTTTGGGTTGCCGTTGATAGAGCGAAGCTTGAAAACAAGTGATTGTATAATTACTGCTTCTGCAATTGAAATATCACCTAAAGGAATTGATTTAGATAAGATATCGAGTCTTGAAGAAGCAAGTAGACGCATATATATGAGTGCAACATTAGCTGATGACAGTGTGTTTGTTTCTGCGTTAGGATTAAATACAGAAGATATGAAGAACATTATTACGCCAGAGAATGCTAATGATATTGGCGATAGACTCATTATTTTTCCAAAGTACGTAAATAGTGATATATCAGAAATTGAGATAAAGGAAAAAATTGAGGAAATAGCTGAAAAGTATAATGTTGTAATACTTGTCCCTTCTTTTTCCAGAGCAAAATTTTGGGATGAACGTGGAATACGAACAGCGACAAAAGATAACATAGATAAAATAGTTGCAGCATTAAAAAGCGGTAAACATGTAGGAAAAATAATTTTTGTTAATAGATATGACGGAATTGATTTGCCGGGTGATGCTTGTAGAATGTTGGTTATTGACGGGCTTCCTCCTTTAAATAGCATTAAGGATAGATATATTCAAAGTGTAGCTCCTCAGAGCACTGTTTTATTAAGGGAACAAGTCCAAAGAATTGAGCAAGGCATGGGGCGTGGAATTCGTTCTAATGACGATGAGTGTTGTATTGTTCTTATGGGTGATGAGCTTACAGATGTGTTATCACGAAATAGAGGAATAGATTATTTTAGTGTAGCGACAAGATGCCAATATGATCTTTCAAAACAATTATGGGATTTATTGGTTAGTGAAACTGGTTCAAAGCCAACAATTGATCAAATATTTGAACTTGCAAATTATTCATTAGAGAAAAATGCAGAATGGGTTGCAACCTGTAAGGAAAATTTGGCTGCTGTCAAATACTCAAATGAGGCAAAGGTAGATGAAAAAATAGTTGCTCAGAGAAAAGCTTTTGAAAATGCTATAAATATGCAGTGGTCTGATGCTGCAAATACTATTAAGAGTGTTAAAGATAAAGAGAAAGACAAAAAAACTAAGGGATATTTATACCAGATTCAGGCTGAATATACCAATAAAATAGATCCGGCACTTTCTCAAGAAGTGCTAAAAGCGGGCAAAAAATTAAATGCAGCTATTCTGTCGCCTATTGCGGGAATACAATATCAAAGAACAATTAATACAATTCCGCAGGCACAAGCCATCAGTACAAATCTAGATGCTGAAAAACTTGGGTTAAATGAACTGTTAGTATATGTAGATGGAATTTTGGCAAATTTATGTATGGGAAGCGAATACGAAAAGTTTGAGGAGGCATTAAGTCAAATAGGAACAATTCTTGGCTTTGTATGTTCAAGACCTGATAAAGAAACAGGAGGATACGGACCTGATAATTTGTGGGCAATTGACACTGGCAAATATTTGGTTATTGAATGTAAAACAGAGGCCACTACTCAAACAATAAAGAAAGATTATTGTAATCAATTATCGGGATCAGTTAATTGGTTTAAGGAGAATTATGTATACCCAAATGAATGTGTACCAATAATGATTCATCCATCTAAAGTTGTTGATGAGGTTGCATCTCCTGATGAAAATATGAGAGTGATGACCGAGAAAGAACTAACATGTTTTAGAAAAAATCTTCGAGATTTCTATAGTACTCTTTGCCAGAACGGAAATCTTAGTGATGTAAATAAAATTAATGAATTGCTGCGTATATATAAACTTAGAAAAGATGATATTGTCAATAGGTATACAGTTAAGTTTGAACGGAAGGATTAA
- the dcm gene encoding DNA (cytosine-5-)-methyltransferase, translated as MIAGTIRFFDLFSGIGGFREGLHRAGGFTCVGHCEADAYADHNYRVLFDTEGEWFCNDARNIETERMPDFDLLCAGFPCQAFSIAGRREGFADARGTLFFEVARLVADKRPAYFLLENVPGLLSHDKGRTFHTILSTLSELGYHVEWKVLNSKDFGVPQSRKRVYIVGYLDGRCAGKILPFPKANGTALIQVHAGKQGERVYAEEGLSCTLTSGAGGMGGKTGLYEVGIPIKENTRKGYKMAYEGDSIDLGYPGINSRRGRVGHEIAHTLTTGNQQGTLHFVDISPPPLVTDVARCLNTRQDSSIHNHRGESSGVLVEEPPRAVLTPAREKVRQNGRRMKEPEEPMFTITATDRHGVIYHGRIRRLTPRECLRLQGYRDGQISKMEKETSDNQLYKQAGNGVTVNVIEAIGRNLKAVDEEIQSGSPVPEAKGG; from the coding sequence CTGATAGCCGGAACAATTCGATTTTTTGACCTGTTCAGTGGAATCGGAGGATTCCGAGAAGGGCTGCACAGGGCAGGGGGCTTCACCTGTGTCGGACACTGTGAAGCAGATGCATATGCAGATCACAACTACCGGGTGCTGTTTGATACGGAAGGAGAGTGGTTCTGCAATGACGCAAGAAATATTGAAACAGAACGAATGCCGGACTTTGATCTTTTATGTGCGGGATTTCCTTGCCAGGCATTCTCAATTGCTGGACGAAGGGAAGGATTTGCCGATGCAAGAGGAACCCTTTTCTTTGAAGTTGCCAGACTGGTTGCAGACAAACGACCTGCGTATTTTCTCCTTGAAAACGTACCCGGTCTGCTTTCGCATGACAAAGGGCGGACGTTTCACACCATCCTCAGTACGCTATCTGAACTGGGGTATCATGTCGAATGGAAAGTGCTTAACAGCAAGGATTTCGGAGTCCCCCAGTCAAGGAAGCGGGTGTATATTGTCGGATATCTTGATGGAAGATGTGCCGGAAAAATATTACCTTTCCCAAAAGCAAATGGAACAGCTCTTATACAAGTCCATGCTGGCAAACAGGGAGAAAGAGTCTACGCAGAAGAAGGACTGAGCTGCACGCTGACCAGCGGGGCTGGTGGTATGGGCGGCAAGACCGGATTATACGAAGTCGGTATCCCAATCAAGGAAAACACCCGAAAAGGATACAAGATGGCCTACGAGGGGGACAGCATCGATCTCGGATATCCGGGAATCAACAGCCGCAGGGGAAGAGTCGGGCATGAGATCGCCCATACCCTGACGACCGGAAACCAGCAGGGAACACTGCATTTTGTAGATATCTCCCCTCCGCCGCTGGTGACAGACGTTGCAAGATGTCTGAATACCAGACAGGATTCCAGCATCCATAACCACAGGGGCGAAAGTTCCGGGGTGCTGGTGGAAGAACCGCCAAGGGCAGTGCTGACACCGGCCAGGGAAAAAGTCCGCCAGAATGGAAGAAGGATGAAAGAACCGGAAGAGCCAATGTTCACCATTACGGCAACTGACCGTCATGGAGTGATTTACCACGGCAGAATCCGCAGGCTGACGCCAAGGGAGTGTCTGCGGCTGCAGGGATACCGGGATGGTCAGATTTCCAAGATGGAAAAAGAAACATCGGATAACCAGCTTTACAAGCAGGCCGGTAATGGTGTCACTGTCAATGTCATTGAAGCAATAGGCAGAAATTTGAAAGCAGTAGATGAAGAGATCCAAAGCGGCTCACCTGTTCCAGAAGCGAAGGGTGGGTGA
- a CDS encoding amidoligase family protein — MDLKDQYFGTEIEMTGISRYDAAVAIGRMFGTEPYHIRSYDSWCVKDSDGKTWKFSRDSSIDCERLANGTVIDADGDYSTEMVSPKLEYSEMGKLQEVVRCVKNAGAFVNSSCGMHVHVDASNHTPRSLKNALTIMYCKEDILFKALNVQTRREDEYCQKVRPMVVEKIRRMPNSTITMEKFKRAWYEGNDGSSEHYNWTRYYALNLHAVFSKGTLEWRCFESTLHAGKVRSNITLALAISAQAVNQSCTHAKKTEIGDNPAFTFRTFLLRLGLIGDEYKNVRKHLLANLDGDKAWRYDKSTYACLQKPGRTADAR; from the coding sequence ATCGACCTAAAAGACCAGTATTTTGGTACAGAGATTGAGATGACAGGTATCAGCCGCTATGATGCGGCTGTTGCGATTGGAAGAATGTTCGGAACAGAGCCATATCATATCCGTTCTTACGATTCCTGGTGTGTAAAAGATTCAGATGGAAAAACGTGGAAATTTTCAAGGGACAGCAGTATCGACTGTGAAAGGCTGGCAAATGGTACTGTAATAGATGCCGATGGAGATTATTCGACAGAAATGGTATCCCCGAAATTGGAATATTCGGAAATGGGGAAACTCCAGGAAGTGGTGCGGTGTGTCAAAAACGCAGGTGCTTTTGTCAATTCATCCTGTGGCATGCATGTCCATGTGGACGCATCCAATCATACACCAAGGAGTCTGAAAAATGCACTGACGATCATGTACTGCAAAGAGGATATTCTGTTCAAAGCCTTAAATGTACAGACGAGAAGGGAAGATGAGTATTGTCAGAAAGTCCGTCCTATGGTAGTGGAGAAGATCCGCCGGATGCCAAACAGCACCATCACGATGGAAAAATTCAAAAGGGCATGGTATGAGGGAAATGACGGAAGCTCCGAGCATTACAACTGGACAAGGTATTATGCCTTAAATCTACATGCTGTTTTTTCCAAGGGAACACTGGAATGGCGTTGTTTTGAAAGCACCCTCCATGCAGGAAAAGTCCGGTCAAACATTACGCTGGCACTTGCCATATCCGCACAGGCGGTCAACCAGTCCTGTACCCATGCCAAAAAGACGGAGATCGGGGATAACCCGGCATTTACATTCCGTACCTTTTTGCTCCGCCTCGGACTAATCGGGGACGAATACAAAAATGTGCGGAAGCATCTGCTTGCTAACCTGGACGGCGATAAAGCATGGCGGTATGACAAAAGCACCTATGCCTGTCTGCAGAAGCCAGGACGGACAGCGGACGCAAGATAA
- a CDS encoding ParM/StbA family protein, giving the protein MIIGIDHGYYAIKTPHVCFPTGLTGYDYEPYTMRNVLQYNGKFYVCGTGRQTLVRNKTSNDNYYLLTMAAIAQEIRYRRGERKTDVVLAAGLPLASFGREKKGFWEYLFRKEQPLRFRYEDESYEIRIQDVKLFPQGYSALALHPECVRDEPSVLLADIGGWTVDLMRLDNSVPNAATCRSLELGVIRCVDEITEQVRRNIGLSVTDIQIERVMNGQSCSMDPAAKEIIVRQGRLYTEKILSAIMEAGFDLKAIPSVIMGGGASILKRHVTPQDGLCRQVYLTDVHANASGYERIVGQMCAK; this is encoded by the coding sequence ATCATTATAGGAATTGACCATGGATATTATGCCATAAAAACTCCCCATGTATGTTTCCCGACCGGACTGACAGGATACGATTACGAGCCGTATACCATGCGGAATGTCCTGCAGTACAATGGGAAATTTTATGTGTGTGGAACCGGGCGGCAGACGCTGGTGAGAAATAAGACTTCCAATGACAATTATTATCTTTTGACAATGGCAGCCATTGCCCAGGAAATCCGCTATCGCCGGGGAGAGCGGAAAACAGATGTAGTTCTGGCAGCCGGTCTTCCACTGGCAAGTTTTGGCAGGGAGAAAAAAGGCTTCTGGGAATATCTGTTTCGGAAAGAGCAGCCTCTGCGTTTCCGGTACGAGGATGAGAGCTATGAGATCCGGATTCAGGATGTAAAACTGTTCCCACAGGGGTACTCTGCCCTAGCTCTTCACCCGGAATGTGTTCGGGACGAGCCTTCTGTTCTTCTCGCAGATATCGGTGGCTGGACCGTAGACCTGATGCGGCTGGACAACAGTGTTCCAAATGCCGCTACCTGCCGCAGCCTCGAACTTGGTGTGATCCGGTGTGTGGATGAGATCACCGAGCAGGTACGCAGAAATATCGGACTGTCTGTAACGGATATTCAGATCGAACGTGTTATGAACGGCCAGAGCTGCAGCATGGACCCGGCCGCAAAAGAAATCATTGTCCGGCAGGGAAGGCTCTACACGGAGAAAATACTGTCTGCAATTATGGAAGCCGGGTTCGATCTGAAGGCAATTCCGTCCGTGATCATGGGCGGCGGAGCCAGCATTCTGAAACGGCACGTGACACCGCAGGACGGGCTGTGTCGGCAGGTTTACCTGACAGACGTACACGCCAACGCTTCCGGCTATGAGCGGATTGTGGGGCAGATGTGCGCGAAGTAA